A stretch of Chloracidobacterium sp. DNA encodes these proteins:
- a CDS encoding RluA family pseudouridine synthase, translated as MDNRAALDTDALQVPPAAAGLRLDVFLAERLNVSRSRIQRAIADGEVRVNGRLARASYRVVAGDDIDADIPAPVTTDLQPEDLPLTILFEDEAVIVIDKPAGQVVHPAAGVGGGTLANALAFHFGGRLPGGVAFRPGIVHRLDRDTSGVIVVAKTDAALEHLAGQFRARTVEKRYVALVHGDVVGAGVIDAPIARDRNNRLKMTVDPAGRPARSRYTVLRRLGVVTLLDVQIETGRTHQIRVHCAHIRHPVIGDPLYGQGRDQQLRDAAQRRAVMGLGRQFLHAAQLAFVHPVSGRPMRFTSPLPSDLQACLSVFTGSKHSTEVIEECGDNRRPATP; from the coding sequence ATGGACAACCGCGCTGCGCTTGACACCGACGCACTCCAGGTTCCGCCGGCGGCGGCCGGTCTGCGGCTCGACGTGTTTCTGGCCGAACGGCTGAATGTTAGTCGGTCCCGCATTCAGCGGGCTATCGCCGATGGCGAAGTACGAGTCAATGGACGCCTGGCGCGCGCCAGCTATCGGGTTGTGGCGGGCGACGATATTGACGCCGACATTCCGGCGCCAGTGACGACTGACCTTCAGCCAGAGGACTTGCCGCTGACGATTTTATTTGAGGACGAAGCTGTCATCGTGATTGACAAGCCAGCCGGTCAGGTCGTTCACCCGGCGGCCGGTGTCGGCGGAGGGACGCTCGCCAATGCGCTAGCATTTCACTTTGGCGGTCGGCTTCCGGGCGGCGTGGCGTTCCGTCCGGGGATTGTTCATCGCCTTGACCGGGATACTTCCGGCGTCATAGTTGTGGCAAAAACTGACGCGGCGCTCGAACACTTGGCCGGACAGTTTCGTGCGCGAACCGTGGAGAAACGTTACGTGGCGCTGGTTCACGGCGATGTCGTCGGTGCGGGCGTTATTGACGCGCCCATTGCTCGCGACCGCAACAACCGTCTCAAAATGACCGTTGACCCGGCCGGACGACCAGCGCGGTCGCGTTATACCGTCCTGCGACGGTTGGGCGTGGTTACGTTGCTTGACGTCCAAATTGAAACTGGGCGGACACACCAGATTCGCGTGCATTGCGCGCACATTCGGCATCCGGTGATCGGCGACCCGTTATACGGACAGGGACGCGACCAGCAACTGCGTGACGCAGCGCAGCGGCGGGCGGTGATGGGCCTTGGACGGCAGTTTCTCCATGCCGCGCAGCTTGCCTTTGTTCATCCGGTGTCGGGACGACCGATGCGGTTCACTTCCCCGCTCCCGTCCGACCTGCAAGCGTGTCTCAGCGTTTTCACGGGCTCAAAACACAGCACTGAAGTGATTGAGGAGTGTGGCGATAACCGACGCCCGGCGACGCCATGA